In Nocardioides dokdonensis FR1436, the following are encoded in one genomic region:
- a CDS encoding ABC transporter ATP-binding protein codes for MSDVHVRGVRYEVDRPLLEDIDLVLRAGELTALSGPSGSGKTTLLSIVGGLLRPSAGEVTYDGAPTWRGTGDPRPEVAFVLQVYGLVPILSASENVSVALRARGVAPAEADAQAHEALARFHIGDLADRQVEELSGGQMQRVALARGLCVGAGVLLADEPTSELDEGNRALVLAELRREADRGAVVVVATHDPAVVEACDRHHSLDDGRLVDHTEPVHLPGHPVEPAPSPQEASQESLPGEPPVEPLGPVVPARPAGAVDDSAFRRPPDGR; via the coding sequence ATGAGCGACGTCCACGTGCGCGGCGTGCGCTACGAGGTGGACCGCCCGCTGCTCGAGGACATCGACCTGGTCCTGCGCGCCGGTGAGCTGACCGCGCTGTCCGGGCCCAGCGGCTCGGGCAAGACCACGCTGCTCTCGATCGTCGGCGGGCTGCTCCGGCCCAGCGCCGGTGAGGTGACGTACGACGGCGCGCCCACCTGGCGCGGCACGGGCGACCCGCGGCCCGAGGTCGCGTTCGTGCTCCAGGTCTACGGACTGGTCCCGATCCTGTCGGCGAGCGAGAACGTGTCGGTGGCGCTGCGGGCCCGCGGCGTCGCACCGGCCGAGGCCGACGCGCAGGCGCACGAAGCGCTGGCCCGCTTCCACATCGGTGACCTCGCCGACCGCCAGGTGGAGGAGCTCTCGGGCGGTCAGATGCAGCGCGTGGCGCTGGCCCGCGGGCTGTGCGTGGGTGCCGGGGTGCTGCTCGCCGACGAACCGACCAGCGAGCTCGACGAGGGCAACCGGGCCCTGGTCCTCGCCGAGCTGCGTCGCGAGGCCGACCGTGGGGCCGTGGTGGTCGTGGCCACCCACGACCCGGCGGTGGTCGAGGCCTGCGACCGCCACCACTCCCTCGACGACGGCAGGTTGGTCGACCACACCGAGCCGGTGCACCTGCCCGGGCACCCGGTGGAGCCCGCGCCGAGTCCCCAGGAGGCCTCCCAGGAGTCCCTGCCCGGCGAGCCGCCGGTCGAGCCGCTCGGGCCGGTCGTCCCGGCGCGGCCTGCGGGGGCCGTCGACGACTCCGCCTTCCGGCGCCCGCCGGACGGCCGGTGA